GACCGGTCTGGCTCGTCGTGGATGCGCGTGTCAGCGGTCCTCGTCGGGTGCTCCGGCCGGCACGGTGGTGAGCCGGTCCGTCTCATCCTGTATCTCCGCGGCGATCTTCTTCAGTTCCGGCTCGAACTTGCGGCCGTGGTGGGCGCAGAAGAGCAGTTCGCCACCGCTGGACAGCACGACGCGCAGATATGCCTGGGCGCCGCAGCGGTCGCAACGGTCGGCGGCCGTCAGCTGGCTCGCGGGGGTCAGAACAGTAGTCACGTCGCCTCTTCTCTAGCTCGACGAGCTGTCGTACCAGGGTCAACATCCAACCAGGCCGAAAACGTTCCCGCTCGCGGCTTTTCCTCGAAACTTTTTCAAGGTGGCTGTCTGCTGCCGGTTGGCGGCGAATGAGCCGTATTGCGGTGTCGCTGTGCGTTACGGGTTTCGCGTTGCTTGTCTGGTGTGTCCCCCCGGCTGGGTTGCCGGTTGTTCAGGAGGACGTGCCCGGAGCCTAAATGGTTCATGCCTGGAAGGGAACGTGATGTCCACGTCACCCGGACGAGGGATCGAACACCCATACGAGTCTGGACTAGCATGACCGTTCACGTGGGTGGCGTGACAACCGCTCTACCTGGGCTCTGTACGCTCGGACCGGCACAGAGGCCGACCGCCCTACCCACGTGGGCAAGAACCCAAATTCAGCGAGGAGCGAACCGCGTGACCGCCGAGACGTCCGTTCCGTCCAGTGCTCTGCTGACCGCAGACCGTGACGGTTCCAACTACACCGCGCGGCACCTGCTCGTCCTCGAGGGGCTCGAAGCGGTCCGCAAGCGTCCCGGCATGTACATCGGGTCCACCGACAGCCGTGGCCTGATGCACTGCATCTGGGAGATCATCGACAACTCCGTGGACGAGGCCCTCGGAGGGTACTGCGACAACATCGAGGTGATCCTCCACGACGACGGCTCGGTGGAGGTCCGGGACAACGGCCGCGGCATCCCCGTGGACGTCGAGCCCAAGACGGGTCTGTCCGGCGTCGAGGTCGTCATGACCAAACTGCACGCCGGCGGCAAGTTCGGCGGAGGCTCGTACGCCGCGTCCGGCGGTCTGCACGGCGTGGGCGCCTCCGTGGTGAACGCGCTCTCCGCCCGCCTCGACGTCGAGGTCGACCGGAACGGCTCCACCCACGCCATCAGCTTCCGCCGCGGCGTGCCCGGGATCTTCACCGAGTCGGGCCCCGACGCCCCGTTCGACCCGGGGAACGGCCTGCGCAAGACCAAGCGCGTCCCGAAGACCCGCACCGGCACCCGTGTGCGCTACTGGGCGGACCGGCAGATCTTCCTCAAGGACGCCAAGCTCTCCCTGGAGACCCTGCACCAGCGAGCCCGCCAGACCGCCTTCCTCGTGCCCGGGCTGACCATCGTCGTCCGCGACGACCGCGATCTGGAGGGCCTGGGCAAGAGCCAGGAGATCTTCCACTTCGACGGGGGCATCAGCGAGTTCTGCGAGTACCTCGCACCCGACAAGCCCGTCTCCGACGTGCTGCGCCTCACCGGCCAGGGCACCTTCAAGGAGACCGTCCCGGTCCTCGACGAGCGCGGCCACATGACGCCCACCGAGGTCACCCGCGAGCTCGGCGTCGACGTCGCCCTGCGCTGGGGCACGGGGTACGACAGCACGGTCCGGTCGTTCGTCAACATCATCGCCACCCCCAAGGGCGGCACCCACGTCACCGGCTTCGAGCGGGCCGTGACCAAGACCATGAACGAGGTCCTGCGCGCCGCCAAGCTGCTGCGCGTCGCCGAGGACGACATCGTCAAGGACGACGCCCTGGAGGGCCTGACCGCCGTCGTGACGGTCCGGCTCGCCGAGCCGCAGTTCGAGGGGCAGACGAAGGAGGTCCTGGGCACGTCCGCGGCGAACCGCATCGTCGCCAACGTCATCGCCAAGGAGCTCAAGGCGTTCCTCACCTCCACCAAGCGCGACGCGAAGGCCCAGGCCCGCGCCGTCCTGGAGAAGGCCGTCGCCGCCGCCCGCACGCGCATCGCGGCCCGTCAGCACAAGGAGGCCCAGCGCCGGAAGACCGCGCTGGAGACCTCGTCGCTGCCGGCCAAGCTCGCCGACTGCCGCAGTGACGACGTGGAGCGCAGCGAACTGTTCATCGTCGAGGGCGACTCCGCGCTCGGCACGGCCAAGCTCGCCCGGAACAGCGAGTTCCAGGCCCTGCTGCCCATCCGCGGCAAGATCCTCAACGTCCAGAAGTCGTCCGTGTCGGACATGCTGAAGAACGCCGAGTGCGGGGCGATCATCCAGGTCATAGGGGCGGGCTCAGGCCGGACCTTCGACATCGACGCCGCCCGGTACGGCAAGATCGTGCTCCTCGTGGACGCCGACGTCGACGGCGCCCACATCCGCTGCCTGCTGCTCACGCTCTTCCAGCGGTACATGCGGCCCATGGTGGAGGCGGGCCGCGTGTTCGCCGCGGTGCCGCCGCTCCACCGGATCGAGCTGGTGCAGCCCAAGAAGGGCCAGGACAAGTACGTGTACACGTACTCGGACGGCGAACTGCGCCAGACGCTGCTGGAGTTCCAGCGCAAGGGCGTCCGGTACAAGGACTCCATCCAGCGCTACAAGGGCCTCGGCGAGATGGACGCCGACCAGCTGGCGGAGACCACCATGGACCCGCGCCACCGCACCCTGCGCCGCATCAACATCGGCGACCTGGAGGCGGCCGAGCAGGTCTTCGACCTGCTCATGGGCAACGACGTCGCCCCCCGCAAGGAGTTCATCACGAGCTCCGCCGCGACGCTGGACCGCTCGCGCATCGACGCCTGAGCGCACCGCCGCGGCGCCCTCCGCCGCGCCCGACACACCGAAGCCCACCGACCGGAACCCCCCTTCCGGCCGGTGGGCTTCTGCGTTCCCCGTCCGCTCCGGATCGGCTCCCGCGTCACCTGATGGGGTGAAAGGGGCGGGAGAAGAGTCCGGGAACTTCCCGTTCTGCCCATGCTTGGCCACGCGGCCGAAACGGTTCGCTGACAAGGAGAGTTACCGGTGGACAACTGGGAAGGACGCGACGCCGCCGCGACGCGCATCGAAGACCCCTGGTACGACGCCCTGGCGTCCGGATGGGGCGAACCGGGCCGGGAGGCGGGCGCGACGGGCACGGCGGACCCGGCGGCACCGGGGGACATGGCGGTCGCGGGGGGCACGGCCGCCGGGGCGGGACCGGCAGGCGCGGCAGCCGCGGGGGGAGTGGCGGGCGCAGGAGGTGCGGCGCGCCCCACCGGCGCCGCGGCCCCCGCCCCCACCGGCGCCGCGGGCACCGCGGGCACCGCCTCCGCCCTACCGGTGGGCGGTGGTGCCGGGGGGTGGCCGGGGCCGTCGGACACGGGCGCGCAGCGGGCCGCCGACGTCTACCTGGAGGTCCAGCGCAGCCCCGCCTTCCAGGAGGTGCGCGGCCGCTACCGCCGGTTCGTCGGCCCGGCCGCCCTCGTCTTCCTCGGCTGGTACCTCGCCTATGTCGTCACCGCGACCGCCGCACCCGGTCTGATGGCCCGCCCGGTCGTCGGCGCGGTGAACGTGGCGATGGTCGCCGGCCTCGGCCAGTTCCTCACCACCTTCGCGCTGACCTGGGCCTACACCCGGCACGCCCGCGTGCACCGGGACCGCGCCGCGCTGGAACTGCGCTGGGACACGCAGGAGATGACCCGGGAGGCGCGCCGTGACCGGTGACCACCAGACCCTGGCCCTGCTGCTGTTCGGCGCGTTCGTCGCGGTCACCCTCGCCATCACCACCTGGGCGGGCCGCCGCCGGCACGGCAGCGCGGAGGAGTTCTACACCGGCGGCCGGCTCTTCTCCCCCATGGAGAACGGTTTCGCCATCTCCGGCGACTACATGTCCGCCGCCTCCTTCCTCGGCATCTCCGGGCTGATCGCGCTCCACGGGTACGACGGGATGCTGTACTCCGTCGGTTTCCTCGTGGCCTGGCTGGTCGTCCTCCTCCTCGTGGCCGAACTCGTGCGCAACTGCGGGCGCTTCACCCTCGCCGACGTCGTCGCCGCCCGCATGGGTGAGCGGGGTGTCCGTACCGCGGTGGGCGTCTCGTCCGTCGCCGTGTCGCTCCTCTACCTCGTGGCGCAGATGGTCGGGGCGGGCAGCCTCGTCGCCCTGCTCCTGGGCGGCACCAGCGACGCCGCCCGGAGCTGGACGGTCGTCGGGGTCGGCGCGTTGATGGTCGTCTACGTCTCGCTGGGCGGCATGCGCGCCACCACCTGGATCCAGATCGTCAAGGCCGTCCTGCTGATGGCGGGCGCCGGCGCGCTCACCGTGCTCGTACTGCTGCGCTTCGACGGCGACTTCGGCGCGCTGCTGACCACCGCGGCGGAACGCAGCGGGCACGGCCCGGCCTTCCTCGCGCCCGGGCTCGCCTACGGCGGGGACTGGACGGCCAGCCTCGACTTCATCAGCCTCGGCATCGCCCTCGTCCTCGGCACGGCCGGCCTGCCCCACATCCTCGCCCGCTTCTACACCGTGCCCACGGCTCGGTCGGCCCGGCGCTCGGTCGTCTGGTCCATCGGCCTCATCGGCGGCTTCTACCTGATGACGATCGTCCTCGGGTTCGGCGCCGCCGCGATCGTCGGCACGGACGCCGTGCGGGCGTCCAACGCCGCCGGGAACACCGCCGTGCCGTTGCTCGCGCTCGACCTCGGCGGCGGAGCGGGCTCCACCGGCGGGGCCGTCCTCTTCGCGGTGGTCGCGGCCGTGGCGTTCGCGACGATCCTCGCGGTCGTCGCCGGCATCACCCTCGCCTCGTCCACGTCCGTCGCCCACGACCTGTACGCGTCGTTCACCCGAGACCGGGACGGCCGCCCCGCCGGCCGGTACGGCGAGGTCGCGGTCGCGCGCGTGTCGGCCGTGGTGATCGGGGCCGCCGCCATCGGACTCGGCCTGCTGGCCCAGGGGCTGAACGTGGCGTTCCTCGTCGGGCTCGCCTTCGCGGTCGCCGCGTCGGCGAACCTCCCCGTCCTGCTGTACGCGCTGTTCTGGCGCCGGTTCACCACCCGCGGCGCGGTGTGGTCCGTGTACGGGGGGCTGGTGCCGGCCGTCGTGCTCGTCGTGCTGTCGCCCGTGGTCTCGGGCAGCCCCGGCGCGCTCTTCCCCGACGTCGACTTCCACCTCTTCCCGCTCCAGAACCCGGGCGTGGTCTCCATCCCCCTCGGCTTCCTCGCGGGGTGGCTCGGCACGGTCACGTCCCCCGAGCCGCCGGACGCGGCCAAGCACGCGGAGACGGAGGTACGCGCCCTGACCGGCGCGGGCGCGGCGTGACGGACGCGGCCAGAGGGCCGGCCGGGCCTGACCGCCGCCGGGGCGGGACGGGCGTGACGGGAGCGGGCGCGGGCGCGGCGTGAGGGGAGGGGGCGCGCGTGGACCGGTGTCGGCGCGGCTTGACGGATGCGGACGCGGGCGGACCGGAGCCCGGGGGTGGGCGGGCCGGTACCGGGGTGGAGGTCGGGGGCGGACGCGCCGGACGGAACCCGGGCCCGCCCCCCGGGGTCGGATGGAGATCCGACCGCCGCTGCGCGATGTCTTGACGGGTCGTCACGGCCGCCACATATTACGTACCGGTAGTACGCACCAGTAACTGCGCGCAGTGCCCCATGACACGGCAGGCCGGACGGGACCGCCTGCCGCCCCCCGCTCGCCCCCGGCCTCCCGCCCGCCGGGGGCGACGCCTCCGCCCCCACCGAAAGAGGCACCATCATGCGTTCCGTCCCCCCGGGCCGCCGCGCCCGTACCGTCCTCGCCGCCACCACCACCGCCGCGGCCGCGCTGGCCACGGCCGCGCTCGGCGCCGGCCCCGCCGCGGGCGCCGAGACGTCGGTCGACCGCTACGTCGCGCTGGGTGACTCGTTCGCCTCGGCGGCCGGCGTGCCCGACCAGGTCGACTCCGCCTGCATGCGATCCGACCGCAACTACCCGGCGCTGGTGCGCGCCTCGCTGACCCCCGCCGCGCACCGGGACGTCTCCTGCGGCGGTGCCACCACCGTGCACATGACGACCGCCCAGAACGCCTCCGCGCCGCCGCAGTTCGACGCGCTGAGTGCCGACACGGACGTGGTCACCCTCACCATCGGCGGCAACGACATCGGCTTCGCCGACATCATCGTCCGGTGTGTGAGCCTCGGCCTGTTCAACCCCTTCGGCTCGCCCTGCAAGAGCAGCTACACCTGGACCGGCACCGACCAGCTGGCCGCCACCGTCAACGCCACCGCCCCGAAGATCGCGGCGGCCATCGACGGCGTCCGCCAGCGCGCGCCGCACGCGACGATCCTGGTCACCGGCTATCCCGCGATACTGCCCGACGACGGCACCAACTGCCCGTCCGTCGTCTCGATCGCCAAGGGCGACGCCCCGTGGCTGCGCGACACCCACAAACGCCTGAACGCGATGATCGCCACCCAGGCCGCCCAGCGGGGGGCCGTGTACGTCGACACCTACACGAAGTCGATCGGCCACGACGCCTGCAAGCCGGCCGGGACGCGGTGGATGGAACCGCTCTTCACCAACGCCGCCGCGCCGTTCCACCCGAACGCGGCGGGCGAACGGGCGATGGCCGACGCCGTCCTCGCCGCCCTGCGCTGATCGGACGATCGGACGGCGGCACCTACGGGCAGGCGCCGGGGCCCGCCGCGGGGTCCGGTGCGGGCGCGCCCACCGTCCCGGGCCCGGACCCCGGCCCGGGGCACGGCGTCGCTTCCCCGGGGAGCCCGGGCGGTGGCCCCGGTACGGCCGGGGGCTCCGGCACC
This portion of the Streptomyces changanensis genome encodes:
- a CDS encoding DUF7455 domain-containing protein, with translation MTTVLTPASQLTAADRCDRCGAQAYLRVVLSSGGELLFCAHHGRKFEPELKKIAAEIQDETDRLTTVPAGAPDEDR
- a CDS encoding DNA gyrase/topoisomerase IV subunit B, with product MTAETSVPSSALLTADRDGSNYTARHLLVLEGLEAVRKRPGMYIGSTDSRGLMHCIWEIIDNSVDEALGGYCDNIEVILHDDGSVEVRDNGRGIPVDVEPKTGLSGVEVVMTKLHAGGKFGGGSYAASGGLHGVGASVVNALSARLDVEVDRNGSTHAISFRRGVPGIFTESGPDAPFDPGNGLRKTKRVPKTRTGTRVRYWADRQIFLKDAKLSLETLHQRARQTAFLVPGLTIVVRDDRDLEGLGKSQEIFHFDGGISEFCEYLAPDKPVSDVLRLTGQGTFKETVPVLDERGHMTPTEVTRELGVDVALRWGTGYDSTVRSFVNIIATPKGGTHVTGFERAVTKTMNEVLRAAKLLRVAEDDIVKDDALEGLTAVVTVRLAEPQFEGQTKEVLGTSAANRIVANVIAKELKAFLTSTKRDAKAQARAVLEKAVAAARTRIAARQHKEAQRRKTALETSSLPAKLADCRSDDVERSELFIVEGDSALGTAKLARNSEFQALLPIRGKILNVQKSSVSDMLKNAECGAIIQVIGAGSGRTFDIDAARYGKIVLLVDADVDGAHIRCLLLTLFQRYMRPMVEAGRVFAAVPPLHRIELVQPKKGQDKYVYTYSDGELRQTLLEFQRKGVRYKDSIQRYKGLGEMDADQLAETTMDPRHRTLRRINIGDLEAAEQVFDLLMGNDVAPRKEFITSSAATLDRSRIDA
- a CDS encoding DUF485 domain-containing protein; its protein translation is MDNWEGRDAAATRIEDPWYDALASGWGEPGREAGATGTADPAAPGDMAVAGGTAAGAGPAGAAAAGGVAGAGGAARPTGAAAPAPTGAAGTAGTASALPVGGGAGGWPGPSDTGAQRAADVYLEVQRSPAFQEVRGRYRRFVGPAALVFLGWYLAYVVTATAAPGLMARPVVGAVNVAMVAGLGQFLTTFALTWAYTRHARVHRDRAALELRWDTQEMTREARRDR
- a CDS encoding solute symporter family protein — translated: MTGDHQTLALLLFGAFVAVTLAITTWAGRRRHGSAEEFYTGGRLFSPMENGFAISGDYMSAASFLGISGLIALHGYDGMLYSVGFLVAWLVVLLLVAELVRNCGRFTLADVVAARMGERGVRTAVGVSSVAVSLLYLVAQMVGAGSLVALLLGGTSDAARSWTVVGVGALMVVYVSLGGMRATTWIQIVKAVLLMAGAGALTVLVLLRFDGDFGALLTTAAERSGHGPAFLAPGLAYGGDWTASLDFISLGIALVLGTAGLPHILARFYTVPTARSARRSVVWSIGLIGGFYLMTIVLGFGAAAIVGTDAVRASNAAGNTAVPLLALDLGGGAGSTGGAVLFAVVAAVAFATILAVVAGITLASSTSVAHDLYASFTRDRDGRPAGRYGEVAVARVSAVVIGAAAIGLGLLAQGLNVAFLVGLAFAVAASANLPVLLYALFWRRFTTRGAVWSVYGGLVPAVVLVVLSPVVSGSPGALFPDVDFHLFPLQNPGVVSIPLGFLAGWLGTVTSPEPPDAAKHAETEVRALTGAGAA
- a CDS encoding SGNH/GDSL hydrolase family protein — protein: MRSVPPGRRARTVLAATTTAAAALATAALGAGPAAGAETSVDRYVALGDSFASAAGVPDQVDSACMRSDRNYPALVRASLTPAAHRDVSCGGATTVHMTTAQNASAPPQFDALSADTDVVTLTIGGNDIGFADIIVRCVSLGLFNPFGSPCKSSYTWTGTDQLAATVNATAPKIAAAIDGVRQRAPHATILVTGYPAILPDDGTNCPSVVSIAKGDAPWLRDTHKRLNAMIATQAAQRGAVYVDTYTKSIGHDACKPAGTRWMEPLFTNAAAPFHPNAAGERAMADAVLAALR